The region gaatactaggattacagttgtgagccactgcacctgcccccaAAATGAATGatgttaaatgatttaaaaaaaaaaaaaacaagaaaggaaattgaaaactaTTGACCTAGTTTAGTGTTTTTCAACTTGGGTTGATGTCACTCTTTGGGGCATTTGTAGTTGTCTTAGCAACTGAGGAACTGATCAAGTGGGCAGAGAGGGGATGTTAAATATCCCACACCTGGCCGGCCACGCTCCAGCTGACACACACTGATGGAATGTGGCCATTTTCTTGTCTGTATGAGCAAACTGAGGCCCGGAGTGGAAGGTGAGAGACAGAACCTTGACTGTCTCACAGGTCTCCTGCCTCGTGGTTCCTTGTGCTGGGATGGGACCCAGGTCAAGCAGGGGAGGCAGACAGTGGGGAAGAAACGTTGGGGACCAGTGGCCAATGAGCAGTCTGGCCCCCTTGCAGGAACACCAGACTGTGGTCTACCAGATGATCCAGCAGATCCAACAGAAGCGGGAGCTGCAGCGCCTACAGATGGCCGGGGGCTCCCAGCTGCCTATGGCCAGTCTGCTGGCAGGAAGCTCCACCCCGCTGCTGTCTGCGGGCACCCCTGGCCTGCTGCCCACAGCATCTGCCCCACCCCTGCTGCCTGCTGGAGCCCTAGTGGCTCCCTCACTTGGCAACAACACAAGTCTCATGGCTGCAGCAGCTGCGGctgcagcagtagcagcagcaggcGGACCTCCAGTCCTCACTGCCCAGACCAACCCTTTCCTCAGCCTGTCAGGGGCCGATGGCAGTGGCAGTGGCCCCAAAGGAGGGGTGAGTAAGGGGTCTGAGGCCTTCCTATCTCTCTTCTGAGGGATGGGCAGAGATCGACTGTCAGAGGTATATCTTCAGATGCATGAGCAGGGGAAGGAAGTAAGCCCTAGGTCGGCAAAATGCGGGGCCCAAGCCCCCAGGGCCTCTGCTTGTCTATGGGTGCCCTCCTGCAGGGCTAAGAAAGATCCAGTCTGAACATAGGCTAATAAGTAAAGGACCAATTAGAAAcagccttcaaaaaaaaaaacatgcaaactaGAAAATAAGCCTTCTGGGAAGACCCATTAGAAAAGGCCATTTCCTTTGTGAGCAGACCAGTCAGGAAAAGATGACTCTCTGGGTGATCAGTGTGAAAAAGGCCTTGGCTGGCTCACGGCCACTCAGCTGGGTTCCCTTTGGCAGGGCAgtatccccacccccacacattGACCCTGGTGTGCACCACCAGCACCCAGGCTGGAGGCTTCAGCCAGTCCCCCTCAGCCTACCTCATTATTCTTGGCCCAGGAAGCTGTTCTCAAGTAGATGTTAGGGCCAGACACCTCTAAACCTCTCACCTCATTCAAACCGCcagcctcccttcctctctttgcaGTCTGCTGACAAAGGAACTTCAGCCAACCAGGAAAAAGGTTAAATCTACCCACACCCCTGCTGACCCCCCAGTGGAGGGGGTAGATCCTGGCCTGAGAGGTTCTGGCCTGGACCAGATACCTGCGCCCAGAGCCTGTGTGGAGGTCCAGGGAGTGTACAGAGCTCCTGGTGCCAGTGATGAGGACTGAGACTGAGAGAAGAGCCCCTTCCATCTGGGCTCCTTCCCTCTGTGCACCTGCCCCTCTGTGGGGAGCTCATAGGAAGGACAGGCTCTGAGCCCACCTAGGCGCGCCCACCCTCATAAAATGTTTTGGGGTCCCCCAGAAAGCATAAGTAGGGCGCTGGTTGAACCTGTCACATAATATGGATCAGCACTTGAATGGGAAGAAGTAAAGGGACAGGCCCTGGGCCTGCATGGAAATCTTGTATGGAAAAAGGGCTGGCCCGACTTTACCTGTGGTTCCTTCCCAATTTGGGCAGATGGCAGAAGGGATCCCATGGACTGTTTCTCACCATCCTTCCCCAACAAGGGTCACAAGCTGAGCTTGTAAAAGCCCACAGGCGGAGGTGGCTGAGGAAGGGGCAGGATAGCATCATACTCAGTCCCAGCCTCCCTGTCTTAGGGCCCCagtgatggggaggggaggagagggctgGTGGGGGAGGCCTCAGCCTTCCTTGGTACCCTGCGCCCTGTTTGCACTATTGGATTAGGAGTGCCGAGGGTGGGAAGATGGAGCTGCCCAACTCAGAGTGTGAGTGATggcgtgcatgtgtgtatgtgtgtgtgtgtgtgtctgtctgtctgtctgcctgcctgcctgcctgtctctctccCCTGGACCTGGGTCAGCCACAGGCAGGGATAGGAGCAATGGTCAGATGATGCAGCACCACAGGGGGGAGCTTCCAGCTCTCATTTGCACCCTCACCACCTCACCAACTTTGGTCCCTTTCTAGGGCACTAATGGTTAACAAAAACCAGAACAGTACTCCAATACTGGAGAGTAACAGGGCTGGGGGCTTTGAATCAGGGTAAAATCCTGCCTTCTTTCCCCCAGGTCTCACATGATCTCAGGGCCCCCTTAGGGCCCCCCATCTCTATTTATAATTTGGTCCTTCCCTGGCACAAGGGGAGCCCCAggactggggggagggggcaaaGGGGGGTAAAGTGCCACTTGTTTTAGCAAAATTCTCCCTCCCAAGAATTAGCCAGCCTGCCTCCAGCACCCCACCACCAACCAGGGGAGCTGCTTAAGCTGACCTATCAACTATCCCCTCACCCACCAGCTATTTCCCTAGGGTGTAGTGGGTAATTCTCATCCTAAAAGAACCCCCACCTGCCCAGGGCCTTCAAGGCAGAGACCAAGTGGGGTGGCCAGGAGAGCGGCCAGGCCAGGCCTATGTTCCCATTCAGTTGCACTGGGTCGGAGTGGAGGGTGGGCGTTCCTGCTTTCCTGATGCTCCTGTCTTGTCAGTCTCTTTgcatgtgtggttttttttgtgtgtgtgcgtttctgtttgggtttttgttgttggggtttatttttttgtttgtttgatttttttttttaaataaagaaagaagatgtGTATATTTTTGGCAACGACAGAAATGTAGTGCAGATATATTTTTGCCTGTgctgctcagctgttttttttttttctgatactgaaaataatattaatattcctGTTGATAAGACTTTGTAAGATGTTAGGGAGCTGATAATGGAAGGGGTGGGTGGGAGTCTTTCAGAGGCAATTTCTTAGGCACTTGCAAgggcttgggggagggggaggcagttGTGATGACCCCAGAAATACTCACTTTTTATTAATGCTAAGTATCAGttagaaagaaatgatagaattcAACATTGTATCCATCTTAATCTATTAAGCTCTGTTACTCCCTGCCCCCAaaccactgaaaagaaaaaataaccttcAGAGATTCTTAGAAGAGTTGCTCATTCACACCCCACCCTTGCCCAATGCTGGCCTACTTACAGCTGAGGTTACTTCTGTTCTGGATAGTAAGGGAAGTAAATCCACCTCAAGGCTGCTGCGTGGAAGAGAGTGGTCCTAAAGATTTAGTGCACTGGAACCAGGACCCCCAGCTCATCTGCCCTTTCCCAACCCAAAGTCTGGGGTTCTCTCCAAGAGTCTGTGGTCTCTATCTTTCCCAAGCCTTTTGCATTCCCCCTACTGGGATGCTGTGGCAGATTGCCGGGTTAGATTTGAAGAAGGAGCCCAGGCTGGGCATGAATTGGTGCCCCCCACCTATGGCTCTTAGGAGAGGTAGAGGCATTTCCTTCTGAGGAAGCTCAATAATAGAAAAGATCTGGGAGATCTTTGGGAGGAAGCAGGATGCCAATGCCAAGGGTGGCTGTAATGACCTCACCCTCTCCCAGCCTCACCCCCTGCTTTGACAATGAATTTGGATTAAGGGGTGGGAAGGGACAcagatttttagatctctaggggaggggaaggatgtggTTTGCAGAGCGGAAGCCGGTTGGAAGATGCATAAGAGTGGAGCTCTGTGTAACAGGAGGGTGGGTGGGTGTGCATGCAGAGCCACTGTCTGCCGTGGGGTGTCACAACTGGTGCAGTGTCAGAGGTAGAAAGGACCTGTCTTTCCAAGCCTAGCAGGGGCAGGGTTTCAGCAGAGCCAGGACTAGCCTCAGGACCAGGGCCTCCTGATCTTTGGCTCCCCTGCCCCACTGCATGGCCGCCACATGGTTTGCTGTCTGTCCCTGTGTGTGTGACGTGTGAATGCAGGTTTGTGCTTGGGTGGGAGAGTGTCTACATAGCACTGACAGTCTTAGCTGAAAGCTGAGGGATTCTCTCCATAGACAACTATACATGAAGGGTCCTTTTGTTTTTCCTGCTTGTGGGTCAGGCTCCTGGGTCTACTGCTGCCTCCTGATGTCCTGTCCTTGAGGCTGATGAGGGGACCTCTGCCCATTTGGTACTGAGTTTTAGGGAAGTGCTCACCTCAGACTCTTAGGAAGGGGAATGTGGGGAGCCCATGCCCAGGGCCAGTTTTGAGAAAGGGTAACCTCCACACTTCTCTATCCCACACTGGAAATGAGAATAGGTTTTCAAAGGCATAGGCTTCCCCTGCCAGCTTCCAGCATCTTCCTTGGTTTCCGATGGATCAGTGTCAGGGTAGGCAGCTTGCTCCTAGTTCTCCTTTACCCCAGTTTATTCCCAAGGAAGAGGTACCTAAAGGGACTGAGGTGTCTTCATCTGGGAACCTAGAGGAAGGTGGGGAAGTAGCCTTGGTGCCCTCCTGCCATATCAATCCTGATTAAAAGTGTGTCTAAGCTCCTGACCACTTTGTCTTGATCTACTGAAAACTTGGGGACTGACAGATACTCTCTTTCCCCGTTCACTTTCTCAATGTGGGACTTGGGTGGTGGGATTGGAGACCCAAGCCCTggctcccacccacccacccttccATCCCAGCCTGTTTCCATGTAGCAGACCTTCCTAGGGAGCGGGAGGGGAAGCCACAGATTGCAAACCCAGGggttcctttttcattctttctaaaaCCTCCTTTATATCCTCAGCCCAAAAGGCAATGCCCCTTGCCACCTCCAAGCCTGGAATTGTGCATAACCCGGATCTTGTATCTTTGTATACGGATGTTATTTGTACGAAGGGCAGTTCGTAAACAGCACTTgttcttttaataaaagaatgttttgcaaaaaaatttcaaaaagccCCTGTTTGGTCTGGCTTTATTGAAAGGAAATGGAGGTGGGTGCCTACGACTGGAGTTTGCGGGAAGGCTGGGAGCGGGTATGGTTGACGACGCTCGGGTCAGCACTCAGAGCAGCGGTTCACACTGCTGGGCACACCACATCCCCGGGGGCGTGTGCAAAGCGCAGGTAGCCATGCCGCACCCCATCCTCGCCCCGGGACGCAGGCTGTGAAGCCCTTCCCTGGGTGATGAGATGCGCCTCCACTGAGCTTCTAGAGGCCCGGCCTTAGACTCTCCGGGGAAAACCGGTTCCTAGGAGGGTTCAGTGCCGGTGTTCCGCGCCGGACCTTCCACAAACGGGCCCGTCCCAAAGTGAGTCGGAGGAGGGGCGCCAGAAGCAGCCCGCGCCACGCCGCGGGGACCCGAGAAGGCTGCGGGGCAGGCACTGCGGCTCGGCTTCCGGACCCCGCAGGCCCCGGCCCCCGCCCGCGCGGAGCCCCGCGGCGTCTTCCGGGCCGAGGCGTGGTCAGGCGGGCCGAGAGGCGGAGGGAGCGGGAAGGTGACCGCGGCGGGAGGAGCCAGCGGGAGCGCGTTCGGTGGGCCATGCGCGGCGTGGGGGCGATGCTGTGGCTGTTGGCGCGCGGCACCTGGGTGAgcacccccagcccagcccaggcctcctcccCTCCTGGCTCAGGGACCTGCCTTTCCAAGCCCCGCCCATCCCAGGCCCAGCGTCCCCAAGCCTGCGAGCGGCCGCTGGCTTCGCAGCCCTCCACTACGCAACCTGTCCCTGAGCGCCTGCTGGTGCTAAGATCACCCCAGCAAGACTTCTCTTGTGAACCCTTTTTCTGACCCTCATTTCTCCCATGTCCCATTAGCCCTTGTCAGCTCTTCCCTCCTTGATAGCCTCCCGCGGCTTCCCCTTtccagtgattttatttttctatttacaaaCCACTGTCTTGTGATGCCTGTGTGCCTTGCAGAACCTGAACCAGAAGCAGCACATCTCCTCCTGGCTAGTAAGTACCTCCAGCCTCCCCGCCTCCTCACACAAGACCCCTAGGCCCAAAGACCTTAAAGTCAGAGACCAGGGAATGGAAGCAGGAAGAATACAGCCCTATTCATCAGATTCCTGGCTCCCTACGCCTTGCCTCTGTGACCCTGATGGCTCTAAAGAAGGTGGAGTGGAGCAGAGGGCACTGGGCAGGGAGCCCAGCTTCTGCACTAAGGATAGCAGTGATTAACTGAGCCCCATGTGTGGGTGGCTCTGCCCTAGGCTGACAGGATCCAGGTCCTCCCTCCCTAGAACTCAGGTAGGAGCCAGGGTTTGAGGGAAGGCATCTGGACCCTGAAATCTGAATGCCTGTATGGCCTTAAAATCTCTTCTCTATCCACAGCTCAGGGTCTTTATAGTGCCCTGGGGGAACGTCCTTGCTGAGTGGCATCAGATAAGCCTCCTATGGAGGAAACCTGCCCCACTCCCAGGCCAGTGGGCAACTGGCAAGAAAGTGATTCTAGTGTTTGAACTGACCCTGAGCCCCTCATTTTCCCTGGCCCCAGGCCCGGTGGTTCCCCCAAATCCCAGCCAAGCCCGTGGTGGCCCTGAAAACACCCATCAAGGTGGAGCTGGTAGCTGGGAAAACCTacaggtggtgtgtgtgtggccgCAGCAAGAAGCAGGTGAGAAACCCTGTCCCACCTTCTCATTGACCTGTGACACCTCTGATTATAGGACAGCATGGTGTCTCCTGGGAGTTCCCACCCAACACGGTCCTCTTCTTCCCACACATACCTGAGGGATGCCAAGGGGGCTTGAAGGTGAAAGAATACTCCAAAGGCCAGTGCCACCAGCAGCCTTGAGCTCACTTGTCTGTATCTACCTCTTGAAATAAAGCTGAGGGGACAGAAACTCAGTCACTCAGCCAGATTGGTAGAATCCAGCTTctggtctctttctttctcaggtACCTTCCTGAGCTCCCACATCTAAGCCACCAATAGGCACatctgtctgtccctctctccttctaCCTTCCAGAAAGcatctgagccacaggttccCAGGCCCTAATCCCCAACATTAGGAAGAGATTCTGCCCAGGCTATCCTGCCCCCAAAGCTTCCTAACCTTTCCCAGTGCCCTTCTCCAGTCCTCTTCCAGAAAACCCTTCGCTTTCTGTTGACAGTTGATGTGACATTTCCTGGTTGCCCACCACAGCCTGCTGTTTTCTCAGCCTTGTTGCCTGCCTCACATCCCGTCTCCCCTCTGCCCCAGGAGCCATTCACCCCAGCAGAAATCCTGCCCGTGTACTCAGGCTGAGCCCTTTCCTTCCTGAGCTAAGCACTGAACTGTGTCCCTCCAAGCCATGTGGTGTGGTGCCGGCAACCCAGAGTTCCAAATCCCACTTAGGTGCACCTGCCTTTGCAGGTTGCTGATTTCTATTTGCACATTTCTCTTACCTCTCCTCCCATCTTCACCTGGCTCCAAGGACAAGTCTTGGCTCCAGCTCATCCACTAACTAGCAAGGCTCCTCACCTCTTTGGGCCTGTTTCCATCAACCTGTCTCTGCTTAAACAGCTTCTGGAGATGGACAGGGAGTGCACTCCTGCACTGGGCAGCAGGCTTGCTATGGGACCTGCCCTCCTCCCTGAAATGTCCACTCCCTTTCATATGCCAGATAGAGTTGCTATTGCCTTGTGAAGGTATACAGGTGCTCTCCAGTCCAGGGGAcatgagaaggaaataaatttcatGAACCATGGAGACTCagagccactaaaaaaaaaaaagcctatcaGTGTAAACATTGCTGATACCGGAGGTCTCATTTCACCTTGAAAATTGTCCTATGTCCTGGCTCTCTGGATCCCCCAGAGACTAGTGTTGTAAAGATTCATGCTTACTGAAAACTTACTATGGGCACAGTGCACGATgaccattattttatttcctcgTGACAACTCTAGTTGTTATCCGTGTGTTACACATGAGAGAGGTACATTAGTGAACCCAGATAGTCTGTGAGTCTGAGCCCCAGCCACTCTGCTTTCCTCTCCCTGAGCTCTAACACCTGCCCTGCCCTGACTGCCCTAGCAGATGGGGTCAGATCTTTGACTGCCCTTTCCCCCGCCAGCCCTTCTGCGATGGCTCCCACTTCTTCCAACGCACTGGCCTATCCCCACTCAAGTTCAAGGCCCAGGAGACCCGCGTTGTCGCACTCTGTACCTGCAAGGCCACCCAGAAGCCTCCGTACTGTGACGGCACCCACAGGAGTGAACAGGTGCAGAAGGCAGAAGTGGGCTCCCCACTGTAAGGGAGAAGCTGCCACCCAGGCCTACGTGACCTTGGCTCCAGGCCGGACAGGAACCCTTTGTGGAGAAGGAAACTGAGTGCTGAGCTCAAGAAGGGATCATCCAGAGACCCCAGCACCCACACTAAGGAACTGTTCCCCATAACCTGAAGTCTCCATTCTCAAGCCATGGAGAACAGGCCCCCTGTTCAGCATCAGGGGGCATTAAACATGGCATTAAAGACAATGGCATTAAAGCATCCCCATCCAGGGTGGTGTTTTTGTGGTCATTGGTGTGAGGCACATGTCTATCTCCTGCTTCAGACTATAGCCTCAAGTGTGTGGGCTGAGGGCACTTGACCAGCCGCAGGGCCAGGGAAGTTCAGATTCATCCTATATAGGGCCCCCAAGGCAGTTGAACCCAGGGACAAGAGGCATGATGAGGCTAGGAGACCTACCCACCCTTCTACCACAAAAAACTACAGACTCCATAGAGTATGCAGCATTTATTACAAAGCCAAGAGATACAAATATCCTAGGGCAGGAAGAGGGTACAGTCACAGGACCTCAGACACAGGACAAGGTGCAAACACAAACCCAGAGAGGGGTCCCAACCCCCACGCTTAGGTTCTGATAGAATCTTGACTATTACTTCCTCACCTCCTCCCAGATCTATGTACATTTGAGGAAACCAGGTGGGCAGGGATCCTCAAGGGTCTGTCCCTATGGAGGTGACTCACTAACCTCTCGGGAATGGGGTTGGGGTCAGGGCTTACAGGTCTTCTTGTGCTTTTAGATGCCTCCCGTGCTCCATCCTGCCTGGGCTGCCGGTGAGGGTGGAGAGGGAACTGAAGGACAGTTTGCCTTTAGCAAAATCTGGGGTCTGTGCTTGTCTGAGGTTAACCCCAACCTACCCCCTCCACTCTATTCCCCAAGGAGACTTCACCACCAGTCCTGCTAGTGAAAGTTCTTGCAAGAGGGCAGGGGCCAGGAAGGGCTGAAGTGGTTCACCATGCTAAAGCCACAGTGGAATTTCAGGAGCTGAGGCCTCCTGTGGCTTGAATCTTCCACAAGATAATGATGAAAAGGCCACACACacgagagagggggagaaaaaaaagaggcagaactACCAATTCTTTGCACAAAGTTTCCATTGCAAGAGGAGGCGAGGGAGTTGCCATCCCTACTGCCCACTTGCTCTTGGAACCAGAGGTACACTGCATTTTGTGAAAGGCACTGTCTTAGCAATTCTCTGGACATTCAACAATGGGGGGGCGCTGGTCAGGGGCAGGACAGCAGCCAAGATAGGTAGAGAACAGGGTGCACCCCTACATGCACCCTGTGCATGTAGCCAGTCAGAATTGCAGCCAGTCAGAATTGTGCCTAAAACTTTGGGGGATGGTGGGGACCCCCAACCTCCCATCTGCTTTGGGAAACAGGGAGGGTTGGACAGAACTTTACTGGGCCTCCTGGGCCCCTCCAGTCTACGTCCAGGCAGCCCCCAAAAAGAGAGGAGAGCAAATTACACAAGACCCCTAAAAGTGAACACCCCAtccctcacacatacacacacacatcaagtTTGTTTCCTGTGGCATTTAAATTAATCTGGTTGGTCCATAGAAAATAAGTATGTATATTTGGTTTTtcctatgtacatatatatagagatttatttataaaaccctccccccacccccaaggtgggaggagctggggaaagtagaagagatggaaaaaaaggGCCCAGAAAAAGTGGAGGGAGTGGAGAGGCATGGCTGGAAAGAAGGAACGGGTCCCTTTCCTCAAGTTAATGGGGGCACGGGCGCTCCATTGACAGTCATCTTGCGCCCCCTGCTGGCGGAGGATGGTGTCTGCAGGCAGTTCGAGGTGCTCCCGTTGGCAGCTGTGGTGGCCCCACTGGCTGTCGAAGGGGGAGTCGGGGAGGTAGGGTGGGTGGCAGGGGGCCCATGGGAGCTGGGAGAGCCATGGGAAGGGGTGGCTGGGctgggcagagaggaagaggtGGCCGGCAGGGTGGCAGGGCTGGGAGCCTTGTCGCTGACAGACTCACACTCGGATGCCCCACTGGTGTTGGTGCCCTCAGAGGGAGTGGGCACTGTGGGCAAGGTGAGCCGCTTGCAGGCCGGCTGGACTCGGTACTTGAGGGGGAGAGGCCCATTCTgccaggagaggaaggaggagagagccAGGAAAGGGGAAGGTGTCAGGATCAAATGGCCAAACAGGGAACCACCCAGTTCTACCAGGCAGTGCCCAGACAAGAAAGGGGAGGTACATTGTCTTGGAGAAGACAGAAACACAAGGGCACAAGAATACCCAGAAAGGTGAAGGCATAAAAGCAGAGACTTAGAGAACGAAGAGAGAAgcaaaaatgcagaaaaacaCCTATGTCTGACCCCAAATCAGGGTAATTTGCCAAAGGAACCTTTcttctaggggcggcgcctgtggctcagtcggtaaggcacgggccccatatactgagggtggcgggttcaaacccggccccggccaaactgcaaccaaaaaatagccgggcgttgtggccggggcctgtagtcccagctactcgggaggctgaggcaagagaatcgcttaagcccaggagttggaggttgctgtgagctgggtgaggccacggcactctaccgagggccataaaatgagactgtctctacaaaaaaaaaaaaaaaaaggaaccttt is a window of Nycticebus coucang isolate mNycCou1 chromosome 18, mNycCou1.pri, whole genome shotgun sequence DNA encoding:
- the CISD3 gene encoding CDGSH iron-sulfur domain-containing protein 3, mitochondrial, whose translation is MRGVGAMLWLLARGTWNLNQKQHISSWLARWFPQIPAKPVVALKTPIKVELVAGKTYRWCVCGRSKKQPFCDGSHFFQRTGLSPLKFKAQETRVVALCTCKATQKPPYCDGTHRSEQVQKAEVGSPL